From the genome of Streptomyces sp. V2I9:
CCGGGGCTCCGGCCGGGCGAGCGGGTTGCGACGATGGCCTCGCTGCTGCACACCGACCACGAGGGCGGATCGGTGGCCGGGGCCCTGATCGCGGAGTCGGGACTGGACCCGCGGGTGTGGCTGCGGCGCTACCTGGACGCCTACCTGGTGCCGGTGCTGCACAGCTTCTACGCCTACGACCTGGTCTACATGCCGCACGGCGAGAACGTGATCCTGGTCGTGGAGGACGGGGTCGTCACCCGCACCGTCTTCAAGGACATCGCGGAGGAGATCGCGGTGATGGACCCGGACGCGGTGCTGCCGCCGCGGGTCGAGCGCATCCGGGTCGAGGTTCCCGAGGACATGAAGCCGCTGTCGGTCTTCACCGACGTCTTCGACTGCTTCTTCCGCTTCCTGGGCGCGGGGCTGGCCACCGAGGGCGTGCTCGACGAGGAGGGCTTCTGGCGGACGGTCGCCGCCTGTGTGCGCGGCTACCAGGAGTCGGCGCCGTACCTCGCGGAGAAGTTCGCGCGGTACGACCTGTTCGCACCGGAGTTCGCGCTCTCCTGCCTCAACCGCCTCCAGCTGCGCGACAACGAGCAGATGGTCGACCTCGACGACCCCGCCGGCGCACTCCAGTTGGCGGGCCGGCTGAAGAATCCGATCGCCGCGTACTGAGCCCCGGCCGCCGGACGGCGGCGCACCGACGACCACCGGGCGCCCGGGGGGGAACGGTTCCTCGGGCGCCCGCCCCGCTCCCCCGTCGCGCCGGCAGAATCGGCTCCATGGCGGAAATCATCCAGCGGGACGGAACATGGACGTTCGACGGGGACACCGTGCGCATCGTGCCGGGAGGAAAGGCGCACCCGGTCCGTTCCGCGCTGGGGGAGGTCGCCGTACCCGTGCGGGCGGTGGCGGGCATCTCGTTCGAGCCGGACCGCAAGGGCGGCCGGCTGCGGTTGCGGCTGCGCGGCGGGGCCTGCCCGGTGCTGCGGGCCGCCGACGGCCGGCTGGGCGACGGCGCCGACCCCTACGCGCTGACCGTGGAGAAGGACCGCACGGGGGTCGCGGAGTACTTCGTCGACGAGGTCCGCAACGCGCTGCTGATCGAGCAGGTGCCGGACGGTCCGGTGGACCGGTTCCTGCTGCCCGGCCCCGCCCTGCCGGTCTCCGGCGGGGGCGGTGACGGCACGGCCTCCTTCGACGGCGAGACCGTCCGGCTGACCTGGAACTGGAAGGCCGAGGAGTCCAAGACCGCCGGAGGCCCGGCCGTCATCCCGCTGGCGCGGATCGCGGCGGTGCGGTGGATGCCCTCGGTCGGGCTGGAGAACGGCTGGCTGCGCTTCGAGCCGGTCGAGGGGCCCGTCCCCGCGCCGCCGAAGTACGACCCGTACGCGCTGGACCTGTGGGGGATCTCCAAGAAGGAGCACACCGCCGTCCTGGTCGCGGCGGCGGTGCTGGTGCGGCTGCCCGCGGCCGGGAAGGCGCTCGACGCCCCGGAGGCGGCCCCGGCCGTGACGCGGGCCGCCGAGCCCGCCGCCCCTCCCGCCGGCGACCACGACGCGCTGCTGCGGCGGCTGCGGGAGCTGGGCGAGCTGCACCGGGCCGGGGTCCTCACCGACGACGAGTTCACCACCGCGAAGCAGGCCGTCCTGCGCATGATGTAAGGCGTCCGGGCAGGATTGCTCGGCCCGCTTGCCCGATATCGGGCAGATTTCTTGCGTAAGCGCGCTCCGGCACGCAATATCGACGGGTGCTCGAACGCCGCTCGTCGCATGACGACCTCATCGACCACCTCGTACGCTCCACCGCGCTCCAGCGCGGCGAGGCGGCGCGGGTGGTCCTCGACGTGCTGGCGTACTTCGACGAGAGCACCGACGACTTCGTCCGGCGCCGCCACCGCGAACTGCAGTCCGGCGGCCTGGTCAACACGGAGATCTTCGAGCGGATCGCGGCCGAGCTGCCGCACCGCGCCGTGGCGCCGCCGGAGCTCTCGCTCCGCCAGCTGCGCCGCATCGTCTACGGCTGAGCGAG
Proteins encoded in this window:
- a CDS encoding DUF4429 domain-containing protein: MAEIIQRDGTWTFDGDTVRIVPGGKAHPVRSALGEVAVPVRAVAGISFEPDRKGGRLRLRLRGGACPVLRAADGRLGDGADPYALTVEKDRTGVAEYFVDEVRNALLIEQVPDGPVDRFLLPGPALPVSGGGGDGTASFDGETVRLTWNWKAEESKTAGGPAVIPLARIAAVRWMPSVGLENGWLRFEPVEGPVPAPPKYDPYALDLWGISKKEHTAVLVAAAVLVRLPAAGKALDAPEAAPAVTRAAEPAAPPAGDHDALLRRLRELGELHRAGVLTDDEFTTAKQAVLRMM